A stretch of DNA from Ricinus communis isolate WT05 ecotype wild-type chromosome 4, ASM1957865v1, whole genome shotgun sequence:
AGGAAATTGGTGTGCTTAGTTCTTGTTGTATGGCCTAAATGGTTTCgttttttgttattcttcaATCAATTTTACTTCTCTTGTTTAGCATGGTTATTGTTCTAAACCCTTTTATTCCCATGGTATTTCTATCTGTTGAACGTTATTGACTTTCTAGAGGTTAATGTTTTCTGTGTCCTTATGTTTTATTTGTCTTTTAGGTTGCCTGAGACACTGGAGAGCTTTGCCAAAAAATTAGAGTTAGTGTATAAAGCATCTGGTGGAAAGAAGATAAACATCATAAGCCATTCTATGGGGGGTCTTCTTGTTAAATGTTTCATGTCCTTGCACAGTGATGTAACAATCTCACATTTTCTTCTGGATTATCACTTGTCTTGTTATCTCtggctctctctctctctctctctctctctctctccatatatatatatatatatatatactttcaTGCCAATTTACAAGTTTTTGCCTCTTCATGACAGATTTTTGAGAAATATGTGAAGAATTGGATTGCTATTGCTGCACCCTTCCGTGGTAAGTGATTGAGTGTAATTTGGCTATCGCAATGAACTGTTGTACTGCTTCTGCAACTCTGCATGTTCTAGGAGACTGGCAATTTTTCACAAAGAAGAAAACTTTTATTTCCTGAAATGCTGactaagttttcttttaatttaatgggTCCAACATTACCATATTGAGACTTCTTGGTCATGCTTTGCCTGAAGCTGGAAgagtaaattttacttttggaAAACTAAGAACACTATAACAATTATGTTGTAGGACTTTGGATTAGGTTAGGAGTGATATGAAACTGCAAATTTGAGGATGGAGGAGGAAGAGAAGATAAAGATATCAGGGAAGGAAATAATAAGTAATGGGAGGAGAGATCAACAGAGATATAATTAGAAGGGATTAAAAGgctagattttattaattaacaacTGGTAAGGAAGTATGGATAGGTGATGCTGTGTAGCAAAGGAGTCAATTGCATGTAGTAAGTGGAATCAAGTTATCCGAGTAAGAATTAAGAATGAAATTAGAAAAGCCCAAATAAGAATACAATTTCCATAGTTTCTCATTTATACCTTTAAGCTTTTTCCAAAATGTTTAAAGCCCTCCTTATAAGAAGGGAGAGATAATGGTGAGCATCCATGAATGCATTACACACTGTGGCATTAATTCTTTTCTACATATAACTTGTTCGCATCAAAGCGATGTTAGGTAAAGTCTGAAATTTAGAGTTGGACAGTTTCGTTGctgacaaaaagaaatttaggaGTTAGATATTCttagtgctaaaaatttagGAGATGAAATgatattgaattattaattgCTAATTCCTCAAAGACATTGTTCTGTTAGTAAATGTTGAAATGCAGAATTGTTAAATTGTAATCTAATTagatgtatttttatattcataattttgatGGTAATGGATGCCTTGTAGTGATGAAGGTGATGCCGTGCCGGGTATGTGACAGTGGGAACAGTAATAAATTTTAGGGGTTATTCGGttcatgaaaaaaaaaagagtggaAATCAGAGTCAAAATGGGTGATTCTGATTATTGCTGTTTGGTTTGCCAAAAAACACTCTGGATTTAGAATAAGATTCCCCATCAATGCGAATCACTCATATCCCCCTCTTTGTAGGGAATTCTCAAGCCAAACCAATTATGAGGTagtcaaacaaataaaaaaaatgtcatttaaaattataaatgaaaaaatatatatagaataataaaagtgataataaattattaaaattataatagaataaataattaaaattttcaatcctttttcaattcttgattcATCTAAACAGCTTACTAAAATTTTCATTCTGTTTTTGATCCTATCGATTTTGATTCTGTGTGTGTGCGGTTTTGATTCCGGAGTCTAAATCAAATTAGCTCTTAGTTGTGTGATGGCAGTGGTTGTAAATGACAACTTCTGTCGATGGTGGTGGTGATAGTAATGGCAGATGGTAATGTTGTAGATTAATCTATATTGGTGTGTATGATAATATTAggaaaaataactataatttgTTTAATGCATTTAGTATTTTTGTGTTCTTAAAAAgtttctgaataattttgctTACAAAAATGTGGCTAAAATTCTCTTAAAAGTTTTGAGCTGGGAAGTAAATATAGACAATCATGCTTAATAAATTCAGTGCTGAAAATCTAATCATAGGTGCTTTATGTAGGTTACTCgttgatataaatttttcagCTTTTCTGGTTTCACATTTACGAAAGAAAATTGTATAGTAGGAccttactatttttttaatggaaTCATTTGTATACTTAAAAATCAACTTTTAATTCCATTGCCTAAGATTTCAACATGTTAATCACACAATTATAgttcttttgaaattttatccATGTTTTGCTGCTTGAATTTTAGTTATCCATTTCTGCAGGTTCAATTACTTTTGAATTTTTACTCAGTTATGCTATTAGGATTATGCAATTGAAGTTGTAAGAGTGGTGTTATTGTCCAACAGGTGCGCCTGGATACATTGCATCAACTTTTCTAAATGGGATGTCCTTCGTTGAAGGGTGGGAGCAGAACTTTTTTATATCGAAGTGGAGCATGCACCAACTGGTGGGAGCACATCTacatatgcatttgggattacATGCGCTTTAGGTTTTCATTTATGTGGCTACTGTTTGATAGTTAATAATGAGTTCTTGAACTAATTTTATCTAAAGTAGGATTGGTACCCATTTTTTGATCTATGAGTATATTCATGAGCTTATTTATCTTTATGAATGAAATTGATAGTTTTTGTGGGGAATTATTTTCAGCTTATAGAATGTCCATCAATATATGAATTGATGGCATGCCCACATTTTAAGTGGCAGCACATTCCTCTTCTTGAAAtctggaaagaaaaacaagataGTGATGGCAATTCTCAGATAATCCTAGAGTCGTATCCTCCTAAAGAGAGCATAAATGTTTTTAAAGATGCTCTTTCAAGTAACACGGTGAGTTCAAAATTGGTCTCATATCTCATGCTAAGTATTGAAGCTTTATGACCTTATGGTGAAAGTAtgttatttcaaaattttttagagttattattgttattttttctttattttttacttcttaatttgtttttagGATCATTGCAATTTCACATTCAGAAGCACAAGTTATCTGCTGTTCACTGTTGATCAATCTTATTTTTCTCCAATGTCTTCATTCAAGACTAAGTTGatgtaaaattttgattattttaaaaatatgtctttatgcaaatatttaaaagttgatataaaaattttgatttttttaaaacatttcTTTATGAAAATGTTTTGCTTTGACTATGACATGGCTAGAGATCATATGTAATAAAATCCATATTCAGGTCTCCTATATTAGTCTTAAGCAGTAGTATTTTGATCAGACTAGTAAAAAGTTTTAGAGATGTACATATGCTGTGTGTTTGGCTTAcaaaatatgaattttcttATTCCAGGTCAATTATGAGGGTGAGGATGTCCCTCTACCTTTCAATGTAGAGATCTTGAAATGGGCTAATGAAACACACAGGCTGTTATCTTCTTCTAAAGTTCCTTCTCAAGTTAAATTCTACAACATATATGGGATCAACCTTGAGACTCCGCACAGTGTTTGGTAATGCTTCTGTCCACACTTTAGAtgaaatttttctaattatttcataaatgTAATGCGGGTTTTGTAAGAGATTGAtacaaacaaatatatatcaaGATCAAAGAAGTCTATGTTATGGTCTCTCAATGCaaggtcttttttttttcttctaattttttatgtagAATAAACTCTTTAGTTTTCTGTAATAGTGGAAATATTTTGTTGGTATTGCGCAgaattgtatttataaatgtagTTTCTTGGATGAATTTAGTTTACATACATGAGTTGCATATTTAGAAAAGGAGTATTTTGGAAACCTAGTGGTAGTAGTAACATGGGTCTTTGCCTAGTGAGACTGCTATAATTTGATTGGGCACATGAAATAGAGTTTACCGCACTCAATATTTTAGGCACAATAACGTTTTCCCAAAAACACATACAGAACAGGCGTAGTATCTtgttaaaaagtaaaagttctatataaataagttagcaatgatttttcttgatttcCATCACAAATACCCCATCTTAAGCACACCAACCACTGGTGCAACAACCTTCAGCACCATCATTGCCATTATGACTACCATTAGCtaacttttatctttttaaattcgctataatgtttttcttaaaattcagCAATAACGTTCACATTCATGActtgttttagttttaaaaaatttatagtatcCAGTAATGCagatttttctatatatttattaaatttatatttcattgTCATTATATCTAATATTAGCTGGTCTTGTGCAGCTATGGAAGTGAGGAGGCACTATAAtgtttttcttgaaatttagCAATAACATTCACATTTGTGActtgttttaatttgaaaaatttctaGTATCTAATAGTGCAGATTTAtctatgtatttattaaatttatatttcatagccattttatctaatattagCTGGTCTTGTGCAGCTATGGAAGTGAGGAGGCACCTGTCACAGATGTTCAGGAACTGCGCTTTTTCCAGGTTATGATATTATACTCTACTGTGGCCTTGTTTTGAAATGCAGTTAGTAGTTTCTGGGGAAAATCTTGTATAGGTATTCTGGAGTACCAGCTTTTGTCTTCAgtcaagttttattttttttatttagcgAATTCATGTCTGTTTGGGGAATTTATGCAAAGGTTCTGCAATAATTGTTGACTCTCAGCAAACCTGACATTTGTTCTCATATTTCCAGCCCACATATGTATGTGTTGATGGTGATGGAACAGTTCCTGCTGAGTCAGCTAAGGTTTGCTCCAGTCCTTTTTGCAGCGCTTCTAATTTGATAACCAAAGTGATATTGCTGGGACAAACTTTTCCACAGCTTTTTGAAGcttgcttttatttcaaatttactgATAAGTTCGTTGATCTTTGAGTGTTTTGCATAGCATATATCTTTTAGTCTCAAGTTACTGACATTGGATAATCCTATTAGTTATTACCCAGCTCAAGAGTCTGTGCATAGAACTGCACAATTTGAGCAGTTGTATTAGCGTCATGGTCATGTGAAACCTTGACCGAAGTTCAACATCATAAAAATCTCAAGGCTTGTATCCCCTTTAGAAAAACCATgctttatttgataatttgttAATCTATTGCTAGTTCCAGAAGAAACTAAGATTGGAAATAGGGCCAAATTCTGAATAATTCTAAACCAAAATGGTTGGTTTTATGAATGAATTCATTCTAGTCTAGACTTGTTAGAAGATCTAAGTACGAATTTGGCAATTAAATTGGCTTACCTAGATTAATTATTAGGTTTAGCaggaataattaattatatggaGAATGGATGATAGAATATTTCAGGTTGGTATGTAGATCTATACAGAATATATCGAACAATTGCTCATTCGACAATAAATTAGTGGCATGTGAAAGCAGATCCTgaataatcttttctttttttttgttttggctACAGTATAGGTTTAAGGACAAGAAAATACTCAAGCAAAAGATTTTGGATTTTAAAGAAGGCcttataaatgaatttgtaCCACAAGTTTAAagacaataaaaaaagaaagtagttGTTCTTTAGTCAAACTTGAAAAGGCACAATTGCAAAATGAGTCTGAGATTATGCTTGGCATGCTAGGGTTGAAGCAAAGATTAATATGTCCAAAACCAATTTGCAGAGTATTGATGCTGATTGGACTTGTTTGTTAAATCGGGAAAATTTCCAGTATTATCAGGATCTTTTTCCTTCATCTTCTCCCTTCTCTTTCCAGATGATCTAGCATAATGCTTTTTGATTTTCCATTGTGTTTTATTTGGAAGAAAGATCTGACACTATAATGACTagtgattaaaattaaagcaCACCATGTGGAACTTAGCAAGAAAATTTTAGAGAAGCTTTTTGCTTAACTTCTTGGCTCTTTCTGTCATGAGTTGATTAGTTTTTAATCCCATGGGTGGATTATCCTCCATGCATTAATGTCATTTTCAGGACTAGGTTTCAGTTCCTGACTTTATGGTCATATGCTTTCCCAGTTCATCTTTTACTAAATATAGACTAGGGAAAATTACATCGAAATCCCTGAGGTTTAGAATGTTAAACACTTTGGTATCTGCAAAGCGACACTTCAATCCTTCTGTTTGTCTCGCATTAGGCAATGCACTTTTTGGCAGTTAAAATGTGATGTGTCATTGATGCCTAGGACAAAAGTATTCGGtgaaattaaatctataggACCAGAGCATTCTGTATTATAGAACTTGAGGGGCTAAAATGTTGTTTATTACTTTTGCATATGCAACTTCTCGAGTGGCATGTTAGTCATTTCATCCCTCACTAAGAGTCATGTGAATGATGTTTGCTTCAGGGAGACAGTTTCTGTTGAAAATATAAGCTCGAAGGTGTTTTTAATACTAAACCTTAGGGACACTTGTAATTTTCTcggtagaaaaagaaatccaatGTCATATATGTGTAAGTAGCCTAAAGTATGAAAATGTGCCATGAAAGTATGTTGTCAATCTCACTATCTTAAATCTACTTCCAGGCAGATGGGCTGAGTGCAGAAGCAAGGGTTGGCATCCCTGGTGAGCACCGGGGAATTCTTAGTGATCATCACTTGTTTAGAATTCTCAAGCACTGGCTGAAGGCAGGGGATCCAGATCCTTACTATAACCCAATAAATGATTATGTAATTTTACCAACTGCTTTTGAAATTGAGACGCACAAAGAGAAAGGCGTACAGGTTACATCACTCAAGGAGGAATGGGAAATCATCTCAGGTGATAAAGATGAGATTGACAATATGGCCGACAGAAGCCCTGTCGTGAGTTCAATATCTGTTTCTCATGGGGGGGATGGAAAATCGCAGCGGGAAAAAGCATATGCCACAGTGGTTGTTCATCCTCAGAATGAGGGTAAGCAACACATTCAGCTAAGTGCTGTTGGTCTGTCTGTTGATTCATGAAGTTGAATTGTATTCGAGATGGGCATGTAAATATTGTATGTATATGAGTAATATATACTGGTAACTGCAATTTGATGATTTGTAATTACCGTCTACTTGTACAGGAAGCGATAGTAGTAAAGTTGTTTTGAACtgtttgaaatataaatatattcccAGAAGATAATAGATACTGTATTACTAAATGGGAAAAACATCAGTAACGTGACAATATTAGCCTTATACTGATTGAACAGTACTTTTCAATTAGTTTTCGAAAGTTGATTTACCTGGCGATTTATCATATAGAAGAATACATCCGAGGGACTATTGATTGACCATATATGCAAACAGATCGACTGCTATCTAAGAGATCCTAGCTGTAAACGGTGGATACTGGGCTCAGGGCGTATCTCCCTCGCCCGGCCTAGCTTATGAAGACGGCATCGGTTGTGGGGGTGTTTCTGTCATTTGCTAATAGCGATGAAAAGCAAAGTGCTGCTGTAGTGGGACTCGGGGAGCAGGGCAAAATGACCTATATGGCCCTAATTAAGAAGGACGATGGTGTCTCTTTACACTTCTCAAGAATAAAAACTACTATGAGATCCACTGCTCACACATATGGAAATTATAGACCCATCCCTTGGCTTCTGGTTTTAAAATCTCAGTATGTTGTGGCTTCAATAGGACTTCTGAGTGCTTTGTTATAACAACGTGCAAAAAAAATGTTGATCTCATTATAATTTCTAGAGACTTTTATATATAGTGAGTGTGCACTTCATATAGTTTTTAGATGAAAAGACTATTAAGCCATCCAATTAAATTGTTACTTGTATATTCTTTCACTTAGGCGTCTCATATCATATGGATTTGTTGGGATTAGTCAATTATTAGTCTtttgttaaagaaaataataacaataataataatagtaatgcATATGCATTCAAGTCCTTATTTTATAACtttctaaataaaaagtttCTATTTTACAAGGAGACTCtaattgtttttaaataaatatatatatttaacatttacaatgtgaataaaattattcctTCACAAAAGATATATAGGTTACAATTTGATTTACAGGAGATTtcctttataaatttaaagacatCAAATTTCATTGTACTTTTAACATTTTGTTTGACATAAATAAACTCCTTAATTCTTATGCAATTAGTTTTCAATTCAGATTTAGCATATTTAGTATTCCTAAAATTTCATTTACAGTTTCAtctcattaaatttatagaattagttagttataattataccatatttttcaaatttgataaaaaatatttgtaaatgagtttttacattttatgattttcttttttccttatcatgacaaaaatatacctaattcaaatatttttttgtagcTTACGAAGATTTtgctatataatattttatggaTAAACttacttagaaaaatattattttgaggTAATATGCATCgtgaatatttttaattattaattgttatgattatattatagttttaaatttaatttattacataatatataatattaataaatttatttcgtAGCATCGCGTAGATAATCTGTCAAAGTTACAAACTAAGATCTTTAAGCCATGACAACTAACTATTAGGATCTTGGCAAAAACTAACACAATGAAGGGATGTTTCGGCTAGGGAGTCAGCACCACCCAATTACAGTTCCTACAAACAGTGAAAACAAAGCCACTAAGGCTACTAAACTATGTTTAGTAGAACGTAatagaatgtaagataatcaaatatgtaataaaatttaaaaagtaatagattttaatatatttatcattttattatcaGTTTTGATTATAAAACCAACTCTCTTTTCTAGGTTTATCGATATTGAATCAATTGAACGCACTTCTAACACTTATTGtaatgtaatataattataatttttattttaatatttaatttatttataatagttcTTGTTGTGATTCTCCTCCCTATATAAGGAGAAGtcatttttgaataaaattaagaaagtttCCATTAAGCAACTTCTTACTCTCTCATGGCCTTCTAAACTTCTCCCTTCTCTTCTCCTCGATCCAATGGCAATGAACTAATAGTTGCTACCATCTGTTTCTGGTATGATCCAAAAGGGTTAACTCGGCTATCGAAATCCAAAACAGCAGAAAGACCCCCtatggcgaggtgcctctttgtggtcttagcttgaggatA
This window harbors:
- the LOC8259827 gene encoding lecithin-cholesterol acyltransferase-like 4 isoform X2, with product MAVLLEDIVQSVELWLKLIKKAQPYVDPNLDPVLLVPGIAGSILHAVDDNSDKSVERVWVRILRADYKFRTKLWSRFDPSTGKTVSLDPKTNIVVPQDRYGLHAIDILDPDLIIGRECVFYFHDMIVEMIKWGFEEGKTLFGFGYDFRQSNRLPETLESFAKKLELVYKASGGKKINIISHSMGGLLVKCFMSLHSDIFEKYVKNWIAIAAPFRGAPGYIASTFLNGMSFVEGWEQNFFISKWSMHQLVNYEGEDVPLPFNVEILKWANETHRLLSSSKVPSQVKFYNIYGINLETPHSVCYGSEEAPVTDVQELRFFQPTYVCVDGDGTVPAESAKADGLSAEARVGIPGEHRGILSDHHLFRILKHWLKAGDPDPYYNPINDYVILPTAFEIETHKEKGVQVTSLKEEWEIISGDKDEIDNMADRSPVVSSISVSHGGDGKSQREKAYATVVVHPQNEGKQHIQLSAVGLSVDS
- the LOC8259827 gene encoding lecithin-cholesterol acyltransferase-like 4 isoform X1 — protein: MAVLLEDIVQSVELWLKLIKKAQPYVDPNLDPVLLVPGIAGSILHAVDDNSDKSVERVWVRILRADYKFRTKLWSRFDPSTGKTVSLDPKTNIVVPQDRYGLHAIDILDPDLIIGRECVFYFHDMIVEMIKWGFEEGKTLFGFGYDFRQSNRLPETLESFAKKLELVYKASGGKKINIISHSMGGLLVKCFMSLHSDIFEKYVKNWIAIAAPFRGAPGYIASTFLNGMSFVEGWEQNFFISKWSMHQLLIECPSIYELMACPHFKWQHIPLLEIWKEKQDSDGNSQIILESYPPKESINVFKDALSSNTVNYEGEDVPLPFNVEILKWANETHRLLSSSKVPSQVKFYNIYGINLETPHSVCYGSEEAPVTDVQELRFFQPTYVCVDGDGTVPAESAKADGLSAEARVGIPGEHRGILSDHHLFRILKHWLKAGDPDPYYNPINDYVILPTAFEIETHKEKGVQVTSLKEEWEIISGDKDEIDNMADRSPVVSSISVSHGGDGKSQREKAYATVVVHPQNEGKQHIQLSAVGLSVDS
- the LOC8259827 gene encoding lecithin-cholesterol acyltransferase-like 4 isoform X3, giving the protein MQSTITVIKALKGFGFEFSEPITSFVLSSGLVSILLQIIGRECVFYFHDMIVEMIKWGFEEGKTLFGFGYDFRQSNRLPETLESFAKKLELVYKASGGKKINIISHSMGGLLVKCFMSLHSDIFEKYVKNWIAIAAPFRGAPGYIASTFLNGMSFVEGWEQNFFISKWSMHQLLIECPSIYELMACPHFKWQHIPLLEIWKEKQDSDGNSQIILESYPPKESINVFKDALSSNTVNYEGEDVPLPFNVEILKWANETHRLLSSSKVPSQVKFYNIYGINLETPHSVCYGSEEAPVTDVQELRFFQPTYVCVDGDGTVPAESAKADGLSAEARVGIPGEHRGILSDHHLFRILKHWLKAGDPDPYYNPINDYVILPTAFEIETHKEKGVQVTSLKEEWEIISGDKDEIDNMADRSPVVSSISVSHGGDGKSQREKAYATVVVHPQNEGKQHIQLSAVGLSVDS